The following are encoded in a window of Thermoanaerobacter ethanolicus JW 200 genomic DNA:
- the flgK gene encoding flagellar hook-associated protein FlgK encodes MSTFQGLEIAKTGLFVSQKALDVTGHNIANANTPGYTRQVVDMASIAPPTTFGMYDQWGKAIGEGVKIQDIRQIRDQFLDNQFRRENKFLGEWETKAQVLAAVEDIFNEPSDSGINTVLNDFFNSLQELSKNPESLTVRAEVRERAIALADTFNTVYQHLYDKLNELNSTIQSRISEINSYADRISKLNNEIYRFELTGQTANDLRDQRNLLVDQLSKLVNITTYEDSNGNFRIDIAGQALVDGSTAFTMSMDSTGNVVWDLTGTSVNPSSGILKGLLDMRDGDGTNGIKGVPYYINEWNKLAYSIAKEINAVHESGYGLDGSHDIPLFGGFDTTGAYDSKVQYAQLIKVSSQILASDGLQKIAAASDPNALPGDNTNALQLIGLRDIPIQGLNGATFDDFARSLISNLGVDAQQANMMQQNQQVMVKQIDLNRQSVSGVSLDEEMTNMLKYQKSYVASARVITVMDELLDTLINRMGIVGR; translated from the coding sequence ATGTCTACTTTTCAAGGATTAGAAATAGCAAAGACAGGATTGTTTGTAAGCCAAAAGGCTTTGGATGTCACTGGACACAATATTGCAAATGCTAATACTCCTGGGTATACTCGTCAAGTAGTAGATATGGCCTCAATTGCACCACCCACTACTTTTGGCATGTATGACCAATGGGGAAAAGCCATAGGAGAAGGCGTAAAAATACAGGATATAAGGCAAATCCGCGACCAATTTTTAGACAACCAATTCAGAAGGGAAAATAAATTTTTAGGTGAATGGGAAACAAAAGCCCAGGTTTTAGCTGCTGTTGAAGATATATTTAACGAACCTTCGGATAGCGGAATAAATACAGTGCTTAATGACTTTTTTAATTCCCTTCAAGAGTTATCCAAGAATCCAGAAAGTTTGACGGTAAGAGCGGAAGTTAGAGAGCGAGCTATTGCTCTTGCTGATACTTTTAATACTGTATATCAGCATCTTTATGATAAATTAAACGAATTGAATTCCACCATACAAAGTAGGATTTCAGAAATAAATTCTTATGCCGACAGAATAAGCAAATTAAACAATGAAATATATAGATTTGAACTTACCGGACAGACAGCAAATGACCTAAGAGACCAGAGAAATCTCCTTGTCGATCAGCTTTCTAAGTTGGTGAATATTACTACTTATGAAGATTCTAATGGAAATTTCAGAATCGACATAGCTGGACAAGCTTTAGTTGATGGGTCGACTGCTTTTACTATGAGTATGGATAGCACTGGAAATGTCGTATGGGATTTGACGGGAACCTCTGTAAACCCTTCAAGTGGTATATTAAAAGGCTTACTTGATATGAGAGATGGAGATGGCACCAACGGGATAAAAGGAGTACCCTATTATATAAATGAATGGAATAAACTGGCATATAGCATAGCGAAGGAAATAAATGCTGTCCATGAGTCAGGTTATGGTCTGGATGGGTCTCATGATATTCCCCTTTTTGGTGGTTTTGATACGACTGGGGCATACGATTCAAAAGTTCAATATGCGCAATTAATTAAAGTAAGTTCACAAATATTAGCATCAGATGGACTTCAAAAGATAGCTGCAGCTTCTGATCCTAATGCTTTACCGGGAGATAATACAAATGCTTTACAACTTATTGGACTGAGGGATATACCTATTCAAGGACTGAATGGAGCAACATTTGATGATTTTGCAAGGTCTTTAATATCAAATCTTGGAGTGGATGCCCAGCAGGCCAATATGATGCAACAAAATCAGCAGGTCATGGTGAAACAGATTGATTTAAACAGACAATCGGTATCTGGTGTATCCTTAGACGAAGAGATGACAAACATGTTAAAGTATCAAAAATCCTATGTTGCTTCTGCAAGAGTGATAACAGTTATGGATGAACTTTTAGATACTCTTATAAATAGGATGGGCATTGTAGGAAGATAA